GATAATAAGAGATCTTTGTCATATCAATGGCctttctcaaattattattacttgaGGGTCTCAAAAGAGATAGATAGATCATAGGTACTAAAGAAGTTTGTATAATATTtactattaatttaatattatttaaaatatatgtgcatagatatatatatatatatatatatatatatatatatatagacaacaataaatattataagcaacatttcatgttttttcttttttctattctcATTTGAgactcactacaacaaaatagaATTTTCTGTCCTAAAAAATagcattttcatctcaaaaatatttttggaatgAAAAGAATTCGTCCCAAGGTTGTCCCAGTATCTATGTCCTAAAAGATTTTTTGGAacagatttattttttgaacaaaatttttttcGTATCTAATAGTCGTTCAAATGCCAGCATCATGAGTTCCATTCGAACGGCttattttagaaaattcttTCGTCCCTAATAGTCATTCGAAAGccaaaaattttattagaacatatttttatttctttcatccctaatcactacaacaaaagcaGCTTTTTGCCATGGTTGAGAGTTGTCGAAAAAGGCTACCATCCAGTCGCAATCAGTTTTATCCCACCAAATTATATTCGTGGGAggttggtggcatataataagTGGGGAAAATTTTATTCTCACCCTAAAAAACTTTCGTGGGAAAAGACTAATATTTCCCACGAAAACAGTTTGTGGAAAAATTAGTATGGTGTGGTGGCAAACGCTATTTGGATTTATTTACCGGTGGTaagttaaattctttttttcacAACGTGTGTTGGTCAGGATATATATATCTCCCACGAGATCTTTCATGGAAATAATGGTGGCAAAAagatatatgtaattatattttctggTTACAGTTAGATAATTGCGACTAGCTTCGTGGTGCCTATACAATCAGAACTTGGTTTCTGATTGTGAAACTCCACTTTTTTCCACCACACGATATGATGGGTAATATATGTTTAGTGTCAAAACCAGTAGTCCGAAAAAGGTATGTGCCATGTTTGACAATCGTGGAACATAATATGGCAAAAAATTTATCCCCATTGGATGCTATAATgacaaaaatctattttagaCAACTAGTTTTGGTGGCAATATATTCACTACCCATTCAGTTATGTTTTGTCAAAATATTATTGGCCATTGGATGCTATAATGACAAAATTCTGTTTCGGACAAGTCGTTTTTCTGGCAATATATTATTACCCATTCTGTGATGTTTTGGCAAAATAGCTTGTGCCCACCACTTGAATTCATTGGAAATAACTCCATTCCATATATGAATTTAGTTTCGAATACGCTACATCCATACACACTGGTGGTGGGAAAAGGTGAACATGGTGGAAACTAGGCATAAAGACCCCAGTCAAAACTCGTGGCAAGAAATTATTATCCATCTGTCATGTTGTGCAATTAAATCTTTTCACATCAATTATCCAACAtgggaaaatcattttctaGCTAAGTTTGCCATCCCTGCAAAGTGGTGGCAAAACCGAGTATTATATATACCTACTTTTTGTGACGAAATGGGAATATGGGAATAACCTGTTTACATgttgaatatataaattttacaattcaTAATAACCATCACTTATTATCAAAACCTCATTCACAAAATCCTGTTATCCCAACACATTCAGAATCCAAGTATATACCAAAATCATGTTCCCTATTCAGAATCCAAGTATTTGGCAATTTCTTGCAAAGAAACACATACAAATCATACACTTATCCATTAACTTCCATAATAACCTGtcaatatactatatatgagCACATTCccaagatatggaagaaatgcaAACATCCATAGAGACACAAAAGGAGGCATGCAATCTCCCAACTGAATTACAGTACCAAATGGGTTCAACCTGAAACCTTAATGTTAATTCATCACAAATGAATTCAAGGCCATGAAACCTACAGTTTGCTTTACAACTGATATTCTAAGTACATCAGTTTAATGACTCTTTTAAGGATGGGATGAAGGACATATTCACGGATCGTCTAAGCATGAATCTGATCTGCATTTCAGATTGTCGTGGAACCAACATGAGGGCATTCTGCCTGTTGCTCCAGAAATTATCAGTTCTGTTGTCACCTATTACAATGAAATAGATAAACATTTTATTGtcaaacaatattatatatactgcATGCATATTACATGACATTACTTCAATGTCATGTCATAAACAAATATATCAATTTCCCATATACATTATGAAAGCCTGCATCATTTAATAATGATGCCCCATTCAGCCACAGATTGTACAAATGTATCATCTACCTATAATTAATCATGAATGTGTTGCCAATATTATTAAGTTGATATTCCCATACATgtacactatattattattagcatTACAAATTTGCTAATACTTAATATACTGCAGTAGAATATTCTGGTATATATGCAGCTGCTATAGCTGAAACCACACCAATATTATAAGGTTTAAACTGATGTTTAAACCTTCAAATGCAGAACAAAGTTGCTGGATTAGAGTAATGTACTATGTGCAGCTAAACTGGTCTATAATACCAACACATCTATAGGTATTCCCATCTACCATCTCCTACATATTAGGATATGCAAGTATATCCTAATTTTCTTGGGCCTGAACAAACAAATTGAAAGGTCATCACAACGTTGCACAAATTTCAACTTTGATTGCCTTCACggcatttttttttcactttttccccACAACCCAACTCTGAAATGTAGTGATTTCAGACCCACCCACAGGTTTTGTTCCCATATATTATGACATACTGAATTAGTTGACATACACTACTGAAATTTACAGAAACTGTAAACatttatattacatattatataaatcactagTCCTATGAGTACTTTATTAGGATATGATCTGTAAACTGTCCATTCACCATTTTCCATTAGGAAACTGATGACTCCATTATACATAATATACTGGAAAATGTTTACCGAGTTTCCTTATAACCCACTCTGTTTCATGAATTGTAAAACCTGAGTTAACaaatttcatttctattttcctGTACATTAAGATGTTGCCCTGTTTATGGTGTCCCTTCCAGGACTCTTGCTTTTTGTTAAATAATCTCCAAGTATTACTAGGCAATTTCTAGCTACATTAGGCTGAATCCCAAGAAATTACCTTTCATCTGAAAATGTGTTAAGATCATGAACCATCCCCCTGCTCTACCATCGACAATCCCTGAGGCTGAAATCCCAGCCTATCATCACTGCTATTGAGCCTGTAATTTAGAATGGAAGGGACAACCaatcagcatatatatatatatatatattctgtttACTCCCATATatgcaaagcaaagaaaatacaTGTACCTTTTGTACCATATTTGTTTCAGAACTGAACCCTTGAACACTAGACAAAATACCAAGCAAGTCAAAAAGTTTACCCATCATGCAACCTTTCCTGTAACTATGTTATAAGATAGGCAGCCTAACTATTATGTTACTTGACTAAAATAACAGTACCTTAGGTATGTCTTAGCTTCGAATTTAGGAAGTTACATTATAGTGCTCTAAactatccacaaaattagttaaTGCACAAAAAACCCCCTCCACAAAAAATTGATGGTATAAATCCAGCTAATCATCCAGCTGAGTCTCTCTATAAGACTCAGTACCGGAGGGTAAATCAGTGTTCCGATAGCTCATCAATAGCTTCTCATGCTCTGAAAAATTCCTCCTCAATTCTAGGATATCAGCCATCATTCCATCCAGTTTACTTTTGTACATTTCAGCATTGCTCTTGTTCCTTTGATTCTCCTCCGAGAGACGAATGAAAGCTCTACTCTTCTGCATTGAAGGAGATGGTTCTGGAATCACCATGTGCCCCATACCAGACGTGTATCCAGATTTGTTGCCCAATACTTCTTTGAAGATGGTGGAAGCTGCTTCTTCAAGATCCTCGTCTGACTCTTTCTCAGCTAACCTCTCCATCATTAAATTCTGTTAATGGCACGGGAAGAAGGAAAATTATCAGCAATTGACACCTATTGTTGATCCagcatatataaatatcataattaCTTGAAGAACCATCAGCTTACGTAATTGAGTTCAGTAGCTTCATTTATGAATTTTCCTTTCCGTGTTGACCAGTGGGTATCCTTATAGAAGGCCACCATATTTTGCTGCGTCGGTCGCTGAAAATCGAAGAATGTTAGTCATGAAAATTTGTTGCTACACTATTAAATACGTATAACTTTGTTATAGTTGAGTATCACAAACCTTCTCCTCTAATATTCGAATAAAGGATTTGCGACCACCGGTATGAGCAACCTTCAGCTTTTGCCTATTTGAAATGTTTCTCTTGGACTTCTCCTGCATTTGGTTTTGTGAATATTAGTTTTCCCCCTCAAAATTGTACATCACTTTCCTCAAAATCAGACATAAGCAACAAATTGAAAGTAGATTCCCTGAATGTAGCAATATTGAGTGCCTAAGCTGaacttataattaatttcatggctgcaattatatttataacctGAAAGTTAAACAAAAGTCCAATACCTTGAATGCAGGACTTGCCCACCTTTCACATAGTTTTTCCCATACTTGTTTGTCCACCTTGTCTGTCCCACCACGTAGTGCCTCTTCATGTGAGGCATATTTATTATACACTTTGTGTAATGCATAATGGAATGCATTATACTTGTCGGCCAAATGGTTTACAACCATCTCCCGGTGGTTGTCTTTTGTCCAATCCAGTAGAAAATCTGCCTGCATTAAATATTGAAAGTGTTACATGAGTTTGATAACCATCATTTGAAGAATAATCTAATAGAGTCAGCAGCCAACTTAATTGCATGatgtttattaaaaattaaactccTACCCTGACACGGTCAATCAGCTCTTGCTTTTCAGCTTCGGGTACATAACTCCAACTATTATGCCTCATGTCAGCATGTATTTTAATGATGTCTGTTAGCCGGCCAGTGAATATGGATGCATTCTCGCAAGATGGCCCTCGATGACCATCTTGAATTACCAGAGGTATCTTGCCCACTTTCCTCATTCTTTCAAATAGTGTTCCCTTCGCAGGCCCTCGGCCTCTTTTCTTCCTAGGTGGATCTACATCACGTCCTCAATTGATTAGGATAAATAAGACATTAATTCAGGTGTCGTTTATATATTGAATGTTTAATGTCGTTGAAAATGATTTGATAACACATATATTCAGTTAATCGTTTATTTATTAATGACATACCTGTATTAGTTTGCCCCTCTCCAACGACATCTCCACCCATAGCCTCTTGTGCGGCTATGGCTCCTATATCCTGAGTTTCATCATTTGTATCCGGTTCGTCCCGCAACATGGTTTGAGGAGGCAAGGGCGCTTCTGTTATTGGACTGCGACATATCTCTACTCTACCTTGTCTGATTCGGCCCCCACGAAACTTAATAGCTCTCACCATCCTTGCCTTCTCTGCTAGGTGGAAAAAGCTTCTGTAACATGAAAACACAACCAGACTAATACACATAAGTTTCCATTATTTAATACTGTCCCACAGCTCAACAAGTTGTAACAGCTCATAGTTCAGGCTATGAGCTTGAATGCTGGAGGGAATTAATTTTTACTACCATCTAGCCATCATGATGGTAGTATATCCAGCCTAATCACAGGGCTCTAAATAAACCAATTCCTACTAACTAGAAGTAGGAATTAAACCACCCTTTGGAATGTGTAACACACATCTGAAATAACATCATCAATGACATTTGTTAAAATGCCCCTGACCATGTTCTCCCACCTGCAGAACCCACATAATTATTATCAACAACACCCCTTAGAACATGTTCAAGCATTAACTCTTACACACAAAAAGAGTGGTTGTCACTCTTTTTGTTATTCACATCAAAGTGCAGTGTTGGCCTTTTAATGGGAACTAGAAGGCCAACTTCCTATATTCTGAAGTTTGGACTTCTATCCCAGCCTTACGCCAAAATGTACCCCCTGGTTTACATTTTAACTGTATAGTTATGTTATTTAGTGTGGAAAAATTACCTAGATGCAGTGTTTAAATGGGCTTATTCCAACTGCTGTAGGTGGAGGAGAAGCTGCTTAGTTGTGGCAACTTGTATGGTATCCACTATACCCACCAGTAGCGACTAGTGGGCCTTGAAAAATTTAGGGATCActggcatttttttaaaaacaaagctGAACCACATGGACTAACTACAGCTTTGGATATTGTGTTAGTCATATCCAACAACAAACATCTTACAGCCACAAAGTCTTGTGCATGTGTATTTTACAATCCTAAAAACAATACCCCAAGCCACTATCACTTATAACCCCAACACTATTTCTGCACTCATGTGTATTTCTGGGAATTTTGGACCCAAACCCTGGGGGTACAATATTGATGGATATTGTGAAGTATTCACAAATGATTTACCTTCTTAAAGTTTCTGCTGATTAATGGTAAGTGCCTTTCATCACAGAtctggaattttttttcttaacagaACATTGCATACTAAAAGTCATCTCTACTTTACAATGTAGAGATGACTCATGGAATAGGTAAAACACCTTGACCTATATTAAGCTGATTTTCCTTCGATAAACTGTTGTACGAGGAGAAAACAGAATACTAACATCCAGGTTGTCTGGCATCTGTAACCACATCCATAGAAACACTCAAGCTGCCACGATGGTATGAagaatatatgcatatatgacACTATTATTCCCTGCCGTACTGGACAGTATATTTACTGTCTTTTGACATCCTGGCAGTAAAACAAATCCCACTCTAACATTTTACCCTTAAAAACTCACTCAACCTAAAAATGCTTAGTACATTTACCCATGTCTTGACATGCTAGCCTTAAACCAAAACCCACTCTAACATCACCATACTTTTGTGCTCAAGTGGAATGGTAACACGTCAACAGGTTACCATTGAGTGTGTAAAACAACCATTACAAGAAGTAAGTGTTGACCTTTGTTAAAATCATTTTGAAGTAGTAGAAGTAGTTAAAAAGGCAGTGTTGGCCTTTGTTAAAAGCCAACAGAAGTAGTAGAAGCAGTAATCTGAAACTTTTTATGTACCTGGTTGCAGCTCCAACTTCCTTGCGTGGCAGAGAATGCTTTTGTGCTAGAAAACACTCACTTTTACACGGTGTGCTGTTTTTCTTCTGCAGTTATTCCAAGGTTTGCCAATGTTGTAAGGAGTTGGTTAGCAGCTCCACGAGAAGAATATCTCGTCCCCAACCACAGTTTGAGTTGTATCCTGTAAATCAGTTACCTCTCTGCTGGGTGTGTTAAGATATGGGAGGGAAGGGGTACGGGCAAATGTTTTAAGTATCTCTGTAGAGTCCTACTGCTGATACACAGTTTCCAAATTTATTACCACGTGTAAACCCCATGTTTTTTGGACTTCTGCACACAAAGCCTTGCTGTGGACCCCAGCTTTGTTCTCTGGCGCCATTTCCCACTCAAACCAGTCCCCCCACCCAATTTTATCCCGCCCAAAAGTTTCAGGATAATGTTCGAAAGCCACTGCAGCCAACTTTTTGTCCTGACCATATATCGTGTGGTCTACCACCTACTTGATAACCATCACGTacgctatatatataatatatatatataacatatggtATATACACCATATTTTTACAGGCTTATCAGGCATGAATGCCACCTATTATTTACAAAGTACGCACGATATATAATATGAagttgcatattatatatatatatatatatatggcaataGTAAATTAAAACAGATTATATCATAGTTAATTATATCATAGATTATATATGGCAATAGTAAATagtaaattatatcatattatatatatatatatataaatcatagatTATATATGGCAATATATATTGCCATAAACCTTCTTCTCCATAAAACAGATTATATCAAGGTAAATTAAAATCCATGTAGCAAATTGGTAGGCTACCATCCCacacaattatatattacaCAATGTGAGAAACGGATACTTCCTGCTGATGCATCACCTAacatgccatatatatatatatacactctcaAATAGAAGGTATATTGCATGTATCCATATTTACATCTCAACTGTGAGTGGCCGACTTGGACTCCTTCTAGTGGAGGGTCCATATTTTGTGGTAGAATTATTTTATGGAGCATTAAAAATGACAATCATTTGCTACCTCAATCAACATGCTGCATAAGTAGATTTGATATTTTCGTGGCCAGGTGTTAGTGCCTCCTGACACTTTATCAATATATCATCATTGTCCCCCCATTCTCGAGACAATTCAGTTTACATCCCAAATATACCTATactgttatatatataggtatatatatatttatataactgaATGCATATTGGTTAATGCATGAAAATTACCAGCCCTACTATATGACATTCTTAATCAGGTCAGATGTACATGTTCTTATCCTGGGCTCTACTCATTATACAGCAGGAGTGGATGGGCATAACCCTTGAAGCCTATATGTGAGAAAACAGAAACTCATCAATTTCATATGTGGACTCTAAAAGCTGGATTGTAGAATGTTGCAGTGAACTTAAATCTTTTTAAGTTCAGTTGTTGTGttcctaatttataaattaggaaTCCCCATCAATCTTCCAACATGCACATACCCTACATGAGCTAAAAAACCAAGTTGAATTCCCACCAGTAGCACCATATTTACACCAATTAGTTTTATAACCCCACAGGTGATATTTTTAACTTTCCCTTATAGTACCCCATGCTAATGCATATATACCATATACTATCCATCTACAGTGCCTTGCATCAACTCATGTTAGTAAGTTCATATGCAGTCTTAGCATTCTATTTTGCCAACATGTTCGTGCCTTGGAAGTACAAGCCATGCACAAAATATTGTCACTAAGTCAGTTACACAAATTACACATTAAGGCCAATATTTAGATTGACCTGAATTACATATTTTTCTACAACTACAGCTCCTCATTCACCACCCTTGCTGGTACTTCAAAGAAGATCCAACCTCATATCACAGCATCAACCTCTTTCCATCAACAGTCGAGCACTGGTGTACAAATCTGAAATTTGTTACTTGAAGGTGCAATATCAGCTAATCTGCACACAATGTTAGCATCCACTATGAGTATCTCTTTACTTCCATAGGAAAGCTAACAAATATACTTAAACTTATTAAGTATAAACCTCCACCCAAAATAGGTACGAACTACATACCATATGTGACTAAGTAGGTTATACCCACATGTATAATGTCCTAAATGTAATTATACAGCTGTATCTCTAGCCTGTTATGCACATTATTTACTAGCTGCATCAGCTTGTAACCTCAAGTCTAGGCTCCCAAATGACTAACTGGGCTTCTATTTAGTGCATTATAATGATAACGCCTACGTCTtgtataattatactaattatcAAGTCtacgttttatttttattgatatttgGGTTACAAATCTGCAACAACGATCATGCCCAAATGGATTACAATTGGGCGTGATCATAGACCTATGTACAAAAAGGCAACTTTTACATTCGCTGAATTTGTAAACCAAATATCTCCACCAAGGGTCTAAGCTTCTATGTATAATCACCAAATTCTGCACTCATACTTTGAGTGCTTAGTGTCTTGGGACACCAGCAATGGAGGGGAACAAATTGACCTCCAACTATGAACAACCAGGCTTTGGTTTTGAACATAACCTGAACATGTAAGCTTAGTTTTGGATTAATACCTGCTGCATTGCGTAGCTTGTTTCCCACCATTACATCGACTTCAATATCGATGCATTGGACATCATGCATTGTCTACACATAACCCACATATATTATAGTCACATCATTATGACTGATAAAGTTAAACCATCGGGTGGAGAAATGCATTAAATCATAGAAAGAAATGGTTATGCAATCCTAACAAACTACGCAAAATATGGATTACCGTCATCATCATCTGTCCCCCCATTCAGATGATACATGGTCTCGCTATCAGAGTTATCGTTGGCACTTATGTCCTCCATTCCCATGTCTTCACGAATTGGGCTAGGGTCAATGAAGACATCATCGTCAACTGGTTGGGACGGTTGAAGACGCGAGAGGTGTTCTACATCTACGGGCAAATGCTCTTCATCGACTCGGTTCAAGGGATCAAAGATGGCTTCATCGACATCTTGGATAGGGGGATAGTTGGAGTGAATATTGTGCTCCTCGTCTTCAAAATCACCCCCTGATGAATCATCATCATCTGGGGCCACAACTACAGGAGGAATGTTGTAAACATTCCTACTTGTAACCTTTTGGACTACCTGCCAACTTCCACCCAAAATCGGATCAGGCAAATAAAATACTTGCGTCGCTTGGCTCGCAAGGGCGAAcggctcatctttataccattgcctaCCAGTATTCACTAAAGTTAGATGGTCCCTTACACGTATCCCCCTTCTTGGGTCCCCAACATCATACCAAGTGCATTGAAATAGATAAACcttacgccaacccatgtagcgtaTTTCTATAATATCATGCAACAAACCGTAGAAGTCAACTGGGGACCCCTGATGCTCACTATGAACAACAACCCCACAGTTTTGCGTGCGCCGATGCCGTTCACGCTCTTGAGTATGAAATCGAACACCATTCATGATGCATCCGGCATAAGACGCTACACACGGATCTGGACCACATGCTAATGCATATATCTCATCGGTTACCTCAGTTGGGCTAACTGCACGCAGCTCTCGAATCTACCACAGAAAAGAGTCGAATACGATCAGATTATTAAACTAATAGACAATAATTTTTGAGTACATTTTCTGCCATAGTGATGTATTAGGAATATATGTCTTATCTTACGCGTGATCTAAACCACGATGGAAACTGACTCTGATGCCTACGGTCGATGTTATCAGGGTCCTCTTCTTTCATCTTATTATAGTGCTCCCTGAGTAATACAAGGTAATGGTTACGAGGCCTGGgcagattatatcaaaataaacGCTGAACTTAACAATTTGAGCATGATGTACTTACTCAATGTATTGATCAACCTCTGGGCAATTATTAAGTACATACCATCGGGCCTTGAACTTTATCGAGTCGGCTAATATGTGCGAGTGCGGTGTCCCCAATGGTCTAACCTTTTGTGAGAAAACAGATAAACTTTCCACATTTCCCGTCTCAACCGAACCAATAAGTACATCACTATTGCGTTCGTCCCGATTATATTTCGTTTCTATATCATGGAGGTACATTGAGCAAAATGTTAGGCACTCGAGATGCACATATGCCTCAGCAATTGAGCCTTCAGGACGGGCTCTGTTGCGGACGTAACGCTTGAACTTCCCTAAATACCTCTCAAagggatacatccatctgtaTTGCACGGGTCCTGCTAGTAGAGCCTCCTCTGGCAAGTGAATAGAAAGGTGCAGCATTATATCAAAAAAAGCtggagggaatatcatttctagtttgcaTAGAATGATGGGAATATTAGCTTTAAGACGATCCAATACAAATATGTTCAAAGTCCGGGAACATAACTCTTTGAAGAACCCACTCAACTCTATCAATGCTTGACGCACATCGGCCCGTAAGAACCCACCAATCACAACCGGCAGCAGTGCTTGCAAAAAGACATGACAGTCATGGCTCTTCATTCCACTGATCTTTCCGTCACTAGCATTTACACACCGGCCAATATTCGAGGCAAACCCATCAGGGAATTTAACTTTTGACAACCATGCACAAAAAGCCTTTCGCTCATTTACATTTAACATGTAGCAACCAAGGCCCATAGTTACACGATCGCCTTCATGTTGTAAGTGCAACTCTTTCCTTATTCCAAGGTTTGCCAAATCCCTACGCGCATTGGCAGAGTCCTTAGTTTTCCCTTCAATATTCAATAACGTTCCCAAGACATTATCGCAtatgtttttctcaatatgcataacatccaGGTTATGTCTCAAACCCAAGGATAACCAATAgggaagttcaaaaaatatagatttttttgtccaattaagCTGATTGGGCGTTCGTTTCCTCTTCGAAGTAGATTTACCAAACTCAACATGTGACAAAAGACTTAGTTGTTCAAGCAATTCCTCTCCATCGACTCTTGATGGTTGGAGTCTGTGCTCTTCAAACCCATTAAAAGCATTTTTCCTGCGTCTCCATGTGTGCCCTACGGGCAACcatcgtcgatgacccatgtagCAATGTTTGCGACCATATACCAaccattgtgaatttgtgtcagATGTACAATATGGGCATGCCATCTTGCCTTTTGTGCTCCACCCGGAAAGATTGGCGTATGCAGGGAAGTCATTGATAGTCCAAAGTAGAGCTGCATGCATAGTAAAGTTTTGCCCACTGTACGCATCATAGGTACGAACACCCTCTTCCCATAACTCCTTCAACTCATCTATCAGAGGACGCAAGAACACGTCAATATCATTACCTGGTGACTTAGGCCCTGGGATTAGCAACGACAACATGgtgtatggatctttcatgcatgaccatgGGGGCAAGTTGTAAGGTACAAGCAGTACGGGCCAAATGCTGTATGGTCTACTCATGTTATTGAAAGGATTAAACCCATCACTGGCCAAACCAAGTCTAACATTCCGAGGATCTTGGGAAAACATATGATGTTTGATATCAAAGTCCTTCCAAACCCTAGAATCTGATGGATGTCGCATGCATGTCGGATCGTCAACACGTCCATCTACATGCCATCTCATGGCCTGGGCTGTCTTCTTTGACATATATAGCCTCTGCAACCGCGGCTTCAGCGGAAAATATCGGAGAACTTTTTTCGGTATCTTTCGAGCGGAACTTGTGCTTTGCTCCCACCTAGATGCTTGACATTTCGGGCATTCATTGTAGgtggcattttccttccaaaacaaaGCACAATCATTCGGGCACACATGTATCTTTTCGTAACTAAACCCCAAGCCACGCTCCAAGCGACGAGCATCGGCATATGAATCAGGGAATAGAGCTTCCGGAAATGCCTCTTGCAAAAGCTTTATGACCATATCGAAGGACTTCACAGTCCAACTACCAATGCTTTTGATGTGAAGCAACTTCACGATGAATGACAACTTCGAGAACTGCTTACATGAAGGATAAAGTGGACGTTGTGCATCAGCGACCAACTCCTCGAAGGTAAAGTTTGTTTGAGTATTATAGGTGGATGGTTGATCATCCACGTTCACATCTCCGTCCCTTTGCCAGTGACTTCCCATATACGAGCCATGAcgaatgtcatctaacatctcgtCCAGATCATCTGGATATTCACTGAAATCGAAGGTGTCATCTG
This genomic interval from Carya illinoinensis cultivar Pawnee chromosome 2, C.illinoinensisPawnee_v1, whole genome shotgun sequence contains the following:
- the LOC122301878 gene encoding uncharacterized protein LOC122301878, translated to MDKAWMHIDDRLHSREYEEGVRQFLAMAVAHTPTTDQIRCPCRRCRNRAFHSIRTVEDHLFLRGFDPTYQCWIFHGEDDPFLSTPLSDEEADDTFDFSEYPDDLDEMLDDIRHGSYMGSHWQRDGDVNVDDQPSTYNTQTNFTFEELVADAQRPLYPSCKQFSKLSFIVKLLHIKSIGSWTVKSFDMVIKLLQEAFPEALFPDSYADARRLERGLGFSYEKIHVCPNDCALFWKENATYNECPKCQASRWEQSTSSARKIPKKVLRYFPLKPRLQRLYMSKKTAQAMRWHVDGRVDDPTCMRHPSDSRVWKDFDIKHHMFSQDPRNVRLGLASDGFNPFNNMSRPYSIWPVLLVPYNLPPWSCMKDPYTMLSLLIPGPKSPGNDIDVFLRPLIDELKELWEEGVRTYDAYSGQNFTMHAALLWTINDFPAYANLSGWSTKGKMACPYCTSDTNSQWLVYGRKHCYMGHRRWLPVGHTWRRRKNAFNGFEEHRLQPSRVDGEELLEQLSLLSHVEFGKSTSKRKRTPNQLNWTKKSIFFELPYWLSLGLRHNLDVMHIEKNICDNVLGTLLNIEGKTKDSANARRDLANLGIRKELHLQHEGDRVTMGLGCYMLNVNERKAFCAWLSKVKFPDGFASNIGRCVNASDGKISGMKSHDCHVFLQALLPVVIGGFLRADVRQALIELSGFFKELCSRTLNIFVLDRLKANIPIILCKLEMIFPPAFFDIMLHLSIHLPEEALLAGPVQYRWMYPFERYLGKFKRYVRNRARPEGSIAEAYVHLECLTFCSMYLHDIETKYNRDERNSDVLIGSVETGNVESLSVFSQKVRPLGTPHSHILADSIKFKARWPRNHYLVLLREHYNKMKEEDPDNIDRRHQSQFPSWFRSRIRELRAVSPTEVTDEIYALACGPDPCVASYAGCIMNGVRFHTQERERHRRTQNCGVVVHSEHQGSPVDFYGLLHDIIEIRYMGWRKVYLFQCTWYDVGDPRRGIRVRDHLTLVNTGRQWYKDEPFALASQATQVFYLPDPILGGSWQVVQKVTSRNVYNIPPVVVAPDDDDSSGGDFEDEEHNIHSNYPPIQDVDEAIFDPLNRVDEEHLPVDVEHLSRLQPSQPVDDDVFIDPSPIREDMGMEDISANDNSDSETMYHLNGGTDDDDGNPYFA